A segment of the Rhodohalobacter barkolensis genome:
CGTAAAGGAGAAAAGCAGACTGAAGATCAAAAATCCCCGGTTCACCTTGTGCATCTTCTCTTTTTCCAGGAACAGGTGGTAGAAAAGAAGGAGCACTCCCAGGCTTATCGCAGAGTATATCAGGTAGATAATCATTTCTTCCTCCGCTCCAGTTCTTGCTCAACAATGTCCTGCAGCTCCTTGAGCTGATCTTCCGTCAAGTCGGTTTCCCTCGTAAAAAATGAAGCAAAGGTAGATGGAGAATCATCAAAATACTTTCGGATCAGTCCTTTCAGGTGACGCGAAAAGTAGTCCGATTTTTTTACGGTAGGATAGTACCGGCGAGATCGACCCATCTGTTCATAGTCGATATACCCTTTATCCTTCATTCTCTTCAGCAGCGTGGCAACCGTAGTATTTGCCGGTTTCGGCTCCGGATACATCTCAAGCAGCTCATTCATGAACGCCTTTTTTCGTTTCCAGATATACTGCATTAACTGCTCTTCAGATTTGGATAGCTTCATAGTTCTACATGTTTAGAGGTTTCTCTACAATTGTAGAATTAAAATCCAAAAGATGCAACACCTTTTTTAATTTGCTGCTAAGATTTAAATATAAACTCATGGCAGAGAATGGATTATTACTATTTTTAATCCCCCTCCCGAACTAAACGTTGTTACTGCCTGGGATTTTTTGGAATTTGTTCAAACAGAGTACAGAGTTTATCACCGTTTCAACCGCAGTGCATCAGAGAGTTGGTTCATCATAAATTTAGGATAGACTGATAAAATCATGAGCAAATCTAACAGTGAATCAGAATCCAGAAATAGCTTGTGGGAGTTCCTGGAGAATCGTGAGGTCTACCCTCATAAACCCGAACGTGTTAAGCATATCCAGACGCACATATCCCATGTGTTTATTGCTCCGCCTTTTGTTTATAAAATTAAAAAATCTATCGATTTCGGTTTTCTGGACTACAGTACCCTTGAGAAACGTAAACACTATTGTGAACGGGAAGTGGCGCTGAACCGGAGACTTTGCTCCGATATTTATCTGGGAGTCATCCCGATTTCAAAAAAGGAGAATACGTTTACTTTCAATTCAGATAATCCGGATGAGGTCGTTGAGTATGCCGTAAAAATGAAAATGCTTGATGAGGAGTATTTCCTCTACTCATATATCGAAAATGGTTCCCTGACCAACCAACATCTGGACCGGGTTGCGGATAAACTGGCGAAGTTCTATCTGCAGCAGGAACCGAAAGATGATGTTCTTCAGTATGGTGAAATTGAACAGATCCGGTTCAACACCGATGAAAACTTTGAGCAAACCGAATCTTACATCGGAAAGACGATTGAAAATGAAGAGTATCAGGCGATCAAATATTTTACCGATCAATATTTTGAAAAGAATCAGTCTCTTTTTAACCGGCGAGTGACTCAGAAACGAATCGTAGACGGGCACGGAGATTTGCACCTCGAACATATTCATATCAGGCCCGAAAGCATCTGTATTTATGATTGTATAGAGTTTAACGAGAGGTTTCGGTGTGGCGACCTTGCAGCAGATCTGGCCTATCTTGCCATGGATCTGGATTTTCAGGAGTGCCGGAATGAGAGCCGCTATTTCGTTGAGCAGATGGCTCAGAAACTGGATGATCCTGACCTCTCAAAAATGATCGATTTTTATAAATGCTACCGTGGCTATGTAAAAGGAAAGGTAAAGAGCCTTCAAAGCGGCGGGGAAGAGAATTCACCAAAAAAGAAAAAACAGCTCCAAAAAATAGCTAACGATTATTTTCATCTCTCCCTGCGATATGCCCTTCTGGGTTCCCATCCTGTACTTCTCATTTTCATGGGCCGGATTGGAACAGGCAAGAGTACGCTAGCTGAGCACCTGGCAAATATTCTGAAGATCGATTATTTCTCATCCGATCGTATTCGTAAAACCCTTGCCGGCCTTCCGTTGTACAAGCGTCCGGATTCATCTGCACGCGAAAAACTTTATTCGGCAGAGATGTCTCAAAAAACATACCGGCAGCTTTTTAAGAAGATCAACACACATCTGGGGTCCGGGAAAAGCGCCATCCTCGATGCAACATTCAGCCTGCGATCACAACGAAAAGAGTTCGAAAATCATCTTGAATCCATACAGGCCAATTATCTGTTCATTGAAGCTCAGGCTTCAGACGAAACCATTCTTGACCGCTTGAAAACCAGGGAGACAGAGAAGGATACGGTTTCTGACGCCCGCTTGGAGGATTTTGAAATGCTCACCGGCAAATATGAATCACCCAAGGAGCTCTCTGAAAGCCATTTGATCAGTGTGAGCACGAAAAATCGTCTGCCCGAAACTCTTGAAAATCTCTACAAAAAGCTCGTTGATCATCATCTGCGACGATAATCCGGAAAAAGACCATTGTTTCTATCCGATTGGGTGAGGGGAAAAACACTTAGAATCAGTTGTGTGAGAAGGTGTATGAACATGCAAATATCCGGACATAAAAAAGCCCGGCTTTATTCAAACCGGGCCCATCAATCAAAACAAATTGTTAACTAAAAATCAGTAACCTGATTCCTCTTCCGGTGGAAGAATTACAGCATCAATCACGTGAATAACACCGTTAGATGCTTCAATATCTGCAGAAACTACATTTGCGTCGTTTACTTTAGCACCTGCATCACTGAGTGTAATGGTTACTTCAGAACCTTCAACAGTTTCTGCCATCATTCCATCGCTCAGATCACCAGACATTACTTCACCGGCAATAACGTGGTAGGTCAGGATTTCAACAAGCTGATCCCGGTTTTCCGGCATCAACAGGCTCTCCAGCGTTCCGTCAGGAAGTGCATCGAAAGCAGCATTCGTTGGAGCAAATACCGTAAACGGTCCATCTCCTTTCAAAACATCTGTCAACTCTGCAGCCTGAATAGCGGCAAAAAGTGTTGAGAGGTCTTCTGTATCTTCAGCCATGCTTACAATGTCATGGTGGTTGTGGTCAGCATCCGATACGCTGTATGGTGCCATCGCCATATAGGAGATTGCCAATACAAGCATCAGTAAAATTTTTAAGGTCTTCATAATTGTTGTTCTATTTTATTGGGGTTAAGGATCTGATATAACTAAAATTGTTATCAGAATGGTTATTTAACAGAACAACTCAGCGTATACGTTCCTGAAAACAGTTCCACCTGTAGTGGGCCTAAATAATCCCATACTACATTGGACTTCAGTGGGTTAAACGCCCCAAAATTTGGATTGACAAAAGATTAGATCTAGAAAAACTGTAGAAATTAAATGTGAATTGAGAACAAACGGAGATTAATTCTCAATCCCACCCCTTTTCACCAATCAAAGGAACAAATTTGAAGTGGCTTAATCTCTCCTCTTTAAAGTCATTTTCACCTGTTCGGGTAATCCGGATCATCACCTGACTTTTCTGATCTCCCACAGGTACTACCAGCTTCCCTCCAATATTGAGCTGCTGTTTGAGATCTTCGGGTACAACCGGAGCTCCTGCCGTAACAACAATTCCATCATACGGTGCATAGGCACTCCACCCGAGTGTGCCATCACCTAATTTCAAATGCGGGCGGTACCCCAGCTTTTGTAATGTCTCTTTTGCATTCTGATAAAGTTTTTCATGACGTTCCACACTGTAAACATCTGCCCCCATTTGACAAAGAATAGCTGCCTGGTAACCTGACCCGGTTCCGATTTCCAATATTTTATCCCCTTTTTCTACTTCAAGTAGTTCGGTTTGAGCCGCGACCGTATATGGCTGAGAGATGGTTTGCCCATTTCCGATTGGAAGTGCGGAATCCTCGTATGCCCGATTTTCAAAAGCTGTATCCACAAAAACATGTCTTGGAACGGACTGGACAGCCTGAAGAACATTCTTGTCCTTAATTCCTTTTTCTTCAATAATTTTTACCAGCTTCGCCATCCGGCGACTGAATCGTTTGTGAGATCTATTACCCTTTGTCAATGAAAAATCCGTTTAATATACCCGATTGTTGATGAATCCTAAATATATCACCATTTTCTCCTTCTAACATATCAAAATATGCAATGAGTATCGACTCGTACTGTTAAAGTGTCCATTGACCTGAAAATTCGAGCATTCAAATCTCCTTCTCAGTGTCTTTTAGCTCATTTCCTAATCAGATTGGCTAATAAAATATTATCACGTAGTAGCATCTACCCAACTTTCAATATTTAAATTGTATTTAATGGCAATGCTTGTATTTTCAATGCAGAAAAAAATGTTTACCAAGCTCTTATTGAAATGAAAAAATTTGGCTTTATAATCGGTTTTATTCTTCTTTCCACACTGTTTTTCGGATGGTTCGATGTCCATGCAATGATGCAGGAAGAGCCAACGGAAAACGGATATTACGGAACCTGGATCAGTTTACTCCCTCCCATCGTTGCAATTGGCCTGGCACTGATCACACGTGAAGTTGTTCTTTCGCTGTTTGCAGGAATCTGGATCGGGGCCCTTTTTATTGTGAGTCTGAATCCATTTGCAGGTACAGCAGAATCGCTGGATTTGCTGGTTAACGCTCTGGTAAATGCCGATCATATCGCTATTATCGTTTTTAGCATGCTTCTCGGTGGAATGGTTGGTGTGATGTCGCGAGGCGGTGGAACACAGGGTGCTGTTGATATACTTGGCAAGTTTGCCACAAATCGAAAGAAGGGACAACTTCTATCTTGGGCTTCTGCACTGTTTATCTTTTTTGATGACTACGCCAACACGCTCATTCGCGGAAATGCTCTTCGCCCGATGACGGATCGACTGAATATCTCCCGTGAAAAACTTGCCTACATTGTAGACTCCACAGCGGCACCTCTGGCCGTAAGTGCAGTCATCACCACGTGGATTGGTTTTGAAATTACACAGATTCAGAATTCACTCTCCGGAATTGCAGAACAGACTACCGATCCTGAACTGGCTGCCCAACTGATGGCCGGAGCCGATAATGCCTTTACGATTTTCCTACACTCTGTCCCCTATCTTTTCTACCCGCTACTTGCGCTTGCCTTTGTTCTGATGACCATCATCATGAAGCGTGAGTTTGGTCCTATGTATGATGCTGAAAAAAGAGCAGCTTCAGGTAACGGGGTGATTCGCGAGGGGTCGATGCCGGCTACAGATACCAGTTTATCCAGTCTTCAGCCAAAAGAAGGCAAGCCAAAACGTTGGCAGAATGCCGCGTTCCCGGTTATTTCAGTTATTCTGGTAGCTCTTTATGGACTTTACAGCACAGGAAGTGCAGGTTTAGTAGCCGGCGAAGGCGGGCTAACCGCTATTATCGGTAATGCCGATCCTTTTGCCGCACTGCTTTGGGCGTCATTCACAGGTTGTATCGTAGCTATTGGGCTGGTCGTCTTTCAAAAGGTGTTGACACTCAATGAGGCGCTTGAATCATGGGTAGGCGGCATGCAGTCGATGTTGATGGCGGTTATCATTTTAATTCTGGCTTGGGGACTTGGCGGTGTGACGCAGGAAATCGGAACCGGAACCTATCTGGCCGGACTCCTTGAGGATACTCTTCCACTTGCTCTGCTTCCCGGACTTGTTTTCTTCATTGCTGCAGTCACTGCATTCTCTACAGGTACCAGCTGGGGCACCATGGCCATTCTTTTTCCAGTCGTTGTTCCACTGGCCATTGTGATGGGTGCCGGTGTTGGATTTGCAGGAGGAGAAAACTACGGAATTCTTCTTGGGTCTGTCAGTTCGGTAATGGCAGGTGCTGTTTTTGGAGATCACTGTTCACCGATTTCCGA
Coding sequences within it:
- a CDS encoding BlaI/MecI/CopY family transcriptional regulator, encoding MKLSKSEEQLMQYIWKRKKAFMNELLEMYPEPKPANTTVATLLKRMKDKGYIDYEQMGRSRRYYPTVKKSDYFSRHLKGLIRKYFDDSPSTFASFFTRETDLTEDQLKELQDIVEQELERRKK
- a CDS encoding AAA family ATPase, with amino-acid sequence MSKSNSESESRNSLWEFLENREVYPHKPERVKHIQTHISHVFIAPPFVYKIKKSIDFGFLDYSTLEKRKHYCEREVALNRRLCSDIYLGVIPISKKENTFTFNSDNPDEVVEYAVKMKMLDEEYFLYSYIENGSLTNQHLDRVADKLAKFYLQQEPKDDVLQYGEIEQIRFNTDENFEQTESYIGKTIENEEYQAIKYFTDQYFEKNQSLFNRRVTQKRIVDGHGDLHLEHIHIRPESICIYDCIEFNERFRCGDLAADLAYLAMDLDFQECRNESRYFVEQMAQKLDDPDLSKMIDFYKCYRGYVKGKVKSLQSGGEENSPKKKKQLQKIANDYFHLSLRYALLGSHPVLLIFMGRIGTGKSTLAEHLANILKIDYFSSDRIRKTLAGLPLYKRPDSSAREKLYSAEMSQKTYRQLFKKINTHLGSGKSAILDATFSLRSQRKEFENHLESIQANYLFIEAQASDETILDRLKTRETEKDTVSDARLEDFEMLTGKYESPKELSESHLISVSTKNRLPETLENLYKKLVDHHLRR
- a CDS encoding fasciclin domain-containing protein, whose product is MAMAPYSVSDADHNHHDIVSMAEDTEDLSTLFAAIQAAELTDVLKGDGPFTVFAPTNAAFDALPDGTLESLLMPENRDQLVEILTYHVIAGEVMSGDLSDGMMAETVEGSEVTITLSDAGAKVNDANVVSADIEASNGVIHVIDAVILPPEEESGY
- a CDS encoding protein-L-isoaspartate(D-aspartate) O-methyltransferase — translated: MTKGNRSHKRFSRRMAKLVKIIEEKGIKDKNVLQAVQSVPRHVFVDTAFENRAYEDSALPIGNGQTISQPYTVAAQTELLEVEKGDKILEIGTGSGYQAAILCQMGADVYSVERHEKLYQNAKETLQKLGYRPHLKLGDGTLGWSAYAPYDGIVVTAGAPVVPEDLKQQLNIGGKLVVPVGDQKSQVMIRITRTGENDFKEERLSHFKFVPLIGEKGWD
- a CDS encoding Na+/H+ antiporter NhaC family protein; translated protein: MKKFGFIIGFILLSTLFFGWFDVHAMMQEEPTENGYYGTWISLLPPIVAIGLALITREVVLSLFAGIWIGALFIVSLNPFAGTAESLDLLVNALVNADHIAIIVFSMLLGGMVGVMSRGGGTQGAVDILGKFATNRKKGQLLSWASALFIFFDDYANTLIRGNALRPMTDRLNISREKLAYIVDSTAAPLAVSAVITTWIGFEITQIQNSLSGIAEQTTDPELAAQLMAGADNAFTIFLHSVPYLFYPLLALAFVLMTIIMKREFGPMYDAEKRAASGNGVIREGSMPATDTSLSSLQPKEGKPKRWQNAAFPVISVILVALYGLYSTGSAGLVAGEGGLTAIIGNADPFAALLWASFTGCIVAIGLVVFQKVLTLNEALESWVGGMQSMLMAVIILILAWGLGGVTQEIGTGTYLAGLLEDTLPLALLPGLVFFIAAVTAFSTGTSWGTMAILFPVVVPLAIVMGAGVGFAGGENYGILLGSVSSVMAGAVFGDHCSPISDTTVLSSMSSACDLIDHVRTQLPYALVVAFVALVVGELPAAFDWIHPVWGLLAGLVILYFILKYFGKDPEATAAQA